A single region of the Novosphingobium sp. genome encodes:
- a CDS encoding TetR family transcriptional regulator C-terminal domain-containing protein, producing the protein MTAEPADGSARNGQKRAAPRISARAAARREEILTALMEKIARKELLNPSLREIGRAMEMEAAHLLYYFASREELLECVIMRWDEQSHASVGRDGSTLDSFADQVVRNMAIPGIMHLYLSFAAEAVDPAHPAHDFFLKRFAEVGAMLERNIRREQEAGIIAPEVDPARQARQLIALSDGLQLQSLVNAQVDAAGDLRDAIRELRRFGDRGVGQ; encoded by the coding sequence ATGACAGCAGAACCAGCCGACGGGTCGGCCAGAAACGGGCAGAAGCGGGCGGCCCCGCGCATCTCGGCGCGGGCAGCGGCGCGGCGCGAGGAGATCCTGACCGCGCTGATGGAGAAGATCGCGCGCAAGGAATTGCTCAATCCGTCCCTGCGCGAAATCGGCCGGGCGATGGAGATGGAGGCGGCCCACCTTCTCTATTACTTCGCCAGCCGCGAGGAGCTGCTCGAATGCGTCATCATGCGCTGGGACGAGCAGAGCCATGCCAGCGTCGGCCGTGACGGCAGCACGCTCGACAGTTTTGCCGATCAGGTGGTGCGCAACATGGCCATCCCCGGCATCATGCACCTCTATCTGAGCTTCGCCGCCGAGGCCGTCGATCCCGCCCATCCGGCGCATGATTTCTTTCTCAAGCGTTTTGCCGAAGTCGGCGCCATGCTGGAACGGAACATCCGCCGCGAGCAGGAAGCAGGCATCATCGCGCCGGAGGTCGATCCCGCCCGGCAGGCGAGGCAATTGATTGCCCTGTCCGACGGGCTCCAGTTGCAATCGCTGGTCAATGCGCAGGTGGATGCCGCCGGGGATCTGCGCGATGCCATTCGCGAACTGCGCCGGTTCGGTGATCGAGGCGTCGGGCAATAA
- a CDS encoding glycosyl hydrolase, which yields MQRWRKGFMLHGAAALGLTIASIAQAQSEASSHWAEGFAHPPASARPHVWWHWMNGNVDADGARRDLDWMAASGIAEAHIFEGGMGTPTIIPERRSYMSPEWQEVLRASMDQAGKRGMTLGIATSPGWSATGGPWVKPEDAMKKLVWSETLVDGGHALHLALPQPPSVAGPFQDVPMAMVSTGHTDAPSLYGDARVLAMPVTASPLPVPQITVSGGPAPTATALSNGRFADSFDLPATADGAWIAYHYDTPQTVRAALAGVPARSGFGTPNPALATLEASDDGEHWRQIASFAANAPSSLSSPAKAASFAPVTANWFRLRLKHDPAPGFIDHFTFAPGALRPPFNTAPPASFAVSEFTLSAEGHVNRAIEQAGFATLSDYTAAATPEASGPAPQSVIDISRFMAADGTLNWTPPPGRWRILRMGWSLTGHHNDPAPDEATGLEVDKLSAPRVAAYLDHYLGLYAAALGKDAFGPKGLSALLSDSIEAGPQNWTETLPAEFARRRGYDPTPWLPTLAGYVVGDARSSDGFLHDWRQTIGDLYAEAYYGTIAQAAHARGMTLSAEALEDHRPQLGDDMTMRARADVPMGAMWTIAPDAEAQPTYRADLKGAASVANVYGRSAVAAESMSAFGHPWGFAPADLKRTVDAEFALGVNRIHIHESAHQPLPDAAPGLALATFLGQYFNRNETWAPMADGWISYLARSSYLLQQGHHDADIACFYGEDAPLTSLYGDRVMEQVPAGHDYDFLNREGLLTRISVRDGQLVTPDGQSWRALYLGGDSGRMSLPVLRKIRDLLQAGATVIGPRPSGSPSLADDPGEVSATIAAIWGDGKNPAISPHLHEGREMAPALRAEAIAPDWIWQGSGALTVLHRKAGDGDIWFVSNPSSVTAKGAISLRGAGLDPELWHAETGRVEAAGFTAAHGRTEIPLALASGEAVFVVMRRPTTLAHRAVSPRVERPLMALTDGWSVTYQSGRGAPAGESATGLTDWSQSPEAGIRYFSGIGTYRRSLTLPRGWAPPQGRLSLDLGQVHDVADVTVNGHRAGVAWRAPYQVDVTGLLHTGTNTISVRVANLWVNRLIGDAQPGAKKITHVTGPTYAADAPLRPSGLLGPVRLMAAPR from the coding sequence ATGCAGCGGTGGCGCAAAGGGTTCATGCTCCATGGCGCCGCCGCGCTTGGCCTGACCATCGCGAGCATCGCCCAGGCCCAGAGCGAGGCCAGCAGCCATTGGGCAGAGGGCTTTGCCCATCCCCCCGCCTCAGCCCGCCCCCATGTCTGGTGGCACTGGATGAACGGCAATGTCGATGCCGATGGCGCCCGCCGCGACCTCGACTGGATGGCCGCCAGCGGCATTGCCGAGGCCCATATCTTCGAAGGCGGCATGGGCACGCCGACGATCATTCCCGAACGCCGCAGCTATATGTCGCCGGAATGGCAAGAGGTGCTGCGGGCCAGCATGGATCAGGCGGGCAAGCGCGGCATGACGCTGGGCATCGCCACCTCGCCGGGCTGGAGCGCCACGGGCGGACCATGGGTCAAGCCCGAGGATGCCATGAAGAAGCTGGTGTGGAGCGAAACGCTGGTCGATGGCGGGCACGCGCTGCATCTGGCGCTGCCTCAGCCGCCGAGTGTGGCCGGGCCGTTTCAGGATGTGCCGATGGCCATGGTCTCCACCGGCCATACCGATGCGCCCAGCCTCTATGGCGATGCGCGGGTGCTGGCCATGCCGGTGACGGCTTCTCCCCTGCCCGTGCCGCAGATCACCGTGTCCGGCGGCCCGGCTCCCACCGCCACCGCGCTGAGCAATGGCCGTTTCGCGGACAGTTTCGATCTGCCTGCCACCGCCGACGGCGCCTGGATCGCCTATCATTACGACACGCCGCAAACCGTGCGCGCGGCGCTGGCCGGGGTTCCGGCGCGCAGTGGCTTTGGCACGCCCAATCCTGCGCTGGCCACGCTGGAAGCCAGCGACGATGGCGAGCACTGGCGCCAGATCGCCAGTTTCGCCGCCAATGCGCCCTCGTCGCTGTCATCGCCCGCGAAGGCCGCCAGCTTCGCGCCGGTCACTGCCAACTGGTTCCGCCTGCGGCTGAAACATGACCCCGCGCCGGGCTTTATCGACCATTTCACCTTTGCTCCCGGAGCCCTGCGCCCGCCTTTCAACACCGCGCCCCCAGCCAGCTTTGCCGTCTCGGAATTCACCCTTTCCGCCGAGGGCCATGTCAACCGCGCCATCGAGCAGGCGGGCTTTGCCACGCTGTCGGACTATACGGCGGCCGCCACGCCAGAGGCATCGGGCCCCGCGCCCCAATCCGTGATCGACATCAGCCGCTTCATGGCCGCCGATGGCACACTGAACTGGACCCCGCCGCCGGGGCGCTGGCGCATCCTGCGCATGGGATGGTCGCTGACCGGGCATCACAACGACCCTGCCCCCGATGAGGCGACCGGGCTGGAGGTCGACAAGTTGTCGGCTCCGCGCGTTGCGGCCTATCTCGACCATTATCTTGGCCTTTATGCTGCAGCGCTGGGCAAGGATGCCTTCGGCCCGAAAGGCCTCTCAGCCCTGCTCAGCGACAGCATCGAGGCCGGCCCGCAAAACTGGACCGAAACGCTGCCCGCCGAATTTGCCCGCCGCCGGGGGTATGATCCCACGCCATGGCTGCCGACCCTGGCCGGCTATGTGGTGGGCGACGCGCGCTCCAGCGATGGCTTTCTCCACGACTGGCGGCAGACCATCGGCGATCTTTATGCAGAGGCCTATTACGGCACGATCGCGCAGGCCGCCCACGCGCGCGGCATGACGCTCTCCGCCGAGGCGCTGGAAGACCATCGCCCGCAATTGGGCGATGACATGACGATGCGCGCCCGCGCCGATGTTCCCATGGGCGCGATGTGGACCATCGCACCCGATGCCGAAGCCCAGCCGACCTATCGCGCCGATCTGAAGGGCGCGGCATCGGTCGCCAATGTCTATGGGCGCAGCGCGGTGGCGGCGGAATCCATGTCCGCTTTCGGCCATCCCTGGGGCTTTGCGCCCGCCGATCTGAAGCGCACGGTCGATGCCGAATTCGCGCTGGGGGTGAACCGCATCCATATCCATGAAAGCGCGCATCAGCCCCTGCCCGATGCGGCGCCCGGTCTGGCGCTGGCCACCTTTCTGGGCCAGTATTTCAACCGGAACGAGACATGGGCGCCGATGGCCGATGGCTGGATCAGCTATCTCGCGCGCTCCAGCTATCTGCTGCAGCAGGGGCATCACGACGCCGACATCGCCTGTTTCTATGGCGAGGACGCACCGCTCACCAGCCTTTATGGCGACAGGGTGATGGAACAGGTGCCTGCGGGGCACGACTATGATTTCCTCAACCGCGAAGGGCTGCTGACGCGGATTTCGGTGCGGGACGGGCAGTTGGTGACGCCTGACGGGCAAAGCTGGCGGGCGCTCTATCTGGGCGGTGACAGTGGGCGGATGAGCTTGCCGGTGCTGCGCAAGATCCGCGATCTGCTGCAGGCGGGGGCCACGGTGATCGGCCCCCGGCCCAGCGGCTCGCCCAGTCTGGCCGACGATCCGGGTGAGGTTTCGGCAACGATCGCGGCGATCTGGGGAGACGGCAAGAACCCCGCGATCTCGCCCCATCTGCATGAGGGGCGCGAGATGGCGCCTGCCCTGCGCGCCGAAGCGATTGCGCCCGACTGGATATGGCAGGGCTCGGGAGCGCTCACCGTGCTTCACCGCAAGGCCGGGGATGGCGACATATGGTTCGTCAGCAATCCCTCGTCAGTCACGGCCAAGGGCGCGATCAGCCTGCGCGGAGCCGGGCTCGATCCCGAACTGTGGCATGCCGAAACGGGCAGGGTTGAGGCGGCAGGCTTTACCGCCGCGCATGGCCGGACGGAGATCCCGCTGGCGCTGGCTTCAGGCGAAGCCGTGTTTGTCGTGATGCGCCGCCCCACCACGCTGGCTCACCGCGCGGTGTCGCCCCGCGTGGAGCGCCCCCTGATGGCCCTGACCGATGGCTGGAGCGTGACCTATCAATCTGGCCGGGGCGCGCCTGCTGGCGAAAGCGCCACCGGGCTGACCGACTGGTCACAGTCGCCCGAGGCAGGCATCCGCTATTTCTCGGGGATCGGCACCTATCGCCGCAGCTTGACCCTGCCCAGGGGCTGGGCGCCGCCGCAGGGGCGGTTGTCGCTCGATCTGGGGCAGGTGCATGACGTGGCCGATGTCACCGTCAACGGCCATCGCGCGGGGGTTGCCTGGCGAGCGCCCTATCAGGTGGACGTCACGGGCCTGCTTCACACGGGCACCAACACGATCAGCGTCAGAGTGGCCAATCTGTGGGTCAACCGCCTGATCGGGGATGCACAGCCGGGGGCGAAAAAGATCACCCATGTGACCGGGCCGACCTATGCGGCAGATGCTCCGCTGCGACCATCGGGCCTGTTGGGGCCTGTCCGCCTGATGGCGGCGCCGCGCTGA
- a CDS encoding lipocalin family protein, which translates to MRKTGIAAGIVGGAFLLGAWAAAGLRGPVGNRSVPQPLKAVELYRYMGRWYEQYRYEAWFERDMDEVTADYALHEDGSVEVVNRGRRGGTDGSWKQSLGKARVADTASRAKLKVSFFGPFYGDYWILDHGEDYDWSIVGEPSGRYLWVLTRVLHPAGDVLSLLEERVKALGYDWSLVRKTKQ; encoded by the coding sequence ATGCGAAAAACAGGGATAGCCGCAGGCATCGTGGGGGGCGCGTTTCTGCTGGGCGCATGGGCCGCTGCCGGCTTGAGAGGCCCGGTCGGCAACCGGTCCGTCCCGCAGCCCCTAAAGGCGGTCGAACTCTATCGCTATATGGGCCGCTGGTATGAGCAATATCGCTACGAGGCCTGGTTCGAGCGCGATATGGATGAGGTCACGGCGGATTATGCACTCCATGAGGACGGCAGCGTCGAGGTGGTCAATCGCGGGCGGCGCGGCGGCACCGATGGAAGCTGGAAGCAAAGCCTCGGGAAGGCCCGTGTGGCCGATACGGCCAGCCGTGCGAAGTTGAAGGTCTCCTTCTTCGGCCCCTTTTACGGTGATTACTGGATTCTCGACCATGGCGAGGATTACGACTGGTCGATCGTTGGCGAGCCATCCGGGCGCTATCTCTGGGTGCTGACCCGCGTGCTGCACCCTGCCGGGGATGTCCTGAGCTTGCTGGAGGAGCGGGTCAAAGCCCTTGGCTATGACTGGTCGCTGGTCCGGAAAACCAAGCAATAG